Proteins from one Setaria italica strain Yugu1 chromosome V, Setaria_italica_v2.0, whole genome shotgun sequence genomic window:
- the LOC101754902 gene encoding aspartyl protease AED3: protein MSPQRLSVVLVVLSTFWGPSTAVRSSTLHLARSHSVSPDAGAPLTAWAASLAAQSAADAARVAMLAAGSGNTNTKNKGRRSFVPIAPGRQILSIPNYVARARLGTPAQTLLVAIDPSNDAAWVPCSGCTGCAAAAASAPPFDPTQSSTYRPVRCGSPECAQVPSPSCPGGAGSSCAFNLTYAASTFQALLGQDSLALENDAVASYTFGCLHVVTGSSVPPQGLIGFGRGPLSFLSQTKDVYGAVFSYCLPSYKSSNFSGTLRLGPIGQPKRIKTTPLLSNPHRPSLYYVNMIGIRVGGKPVPVPASALTFDPASGSGTIVDAGTMFTRLSAPVYAAVRDAFRRRVRAPVAGSLGGFDTCYNVTVRVPTVSFTFTGPVTVTLPEENVMIRSSSGGIACLAMAAGPADGVNAALNVLASMQQQNHRVLFDVANGRVGFARERCTV from the coding sequence ATGTCGCCGCAGAGATTATCCGTCGTCCTCGTAGTCTTGTCCACCTTTTGGGGCCCTTCCACCGCCGTGCGCAGCTCGACGCTGCACCTGGCACgctcccactccgtctcgcccgacgcCGGGGCACCGCTCACCGCATGGGcggcctccctcgccgcccAGTCGGCGGCGGACGCAGCACGCGTGGCCATGCTCGCGGCGGGCTCAGGCAACACCAACACCAAGAACAAAGGCCGACGCTCGTTCGTGCCGATCGCGCCGGGGCGGCAGATCCTGAGCATCCCCAACTACGtcgcccgcgcgcgcctcgGCACGCCGGCGCAGACGCTCCTCGTGGCCATCGACCCCAGCAACGACGCCGCGTGGGTGCCGTGCAGCGGCTGCACGGGctgcgcagccgccgccgcctcggctccGCCGTTCGACCCGACGCAATCGTCCACGTACCGCCCGGTGCGCTGCGGCTCCCCGGAGTGCGCGCAGGTGCCGAGCCCGTCGTGCCCCGGAGGTGCAGGCTCGTCGTGCGCGTTCAACCTCACGTACGCGGCGTCCACGTTCCAGGCGCTGCTCGGGCAGGACTCGCTCGCGCTCGAGAATGACGCCGTCGCGTCGTACACATTCGGGTGCCTCCACGTCGTCACGGGGAGCTCCGTGCCGCCGCAGGGGCTCATCGGCTTCGGTCGTGGGCCGCTGTCGTTCCTGTCGCAGACAAAGGACGTGTACGGCGCCGTCTTCTCGTACTGCCTCCCGAGCTACAAGTCCTCCAACTTCTCTGGCACGCTCAGGCTCGGCCCCATCGGGCAACCGAAGAGGATCAAGACGACGCCATTGCTGTCCAACCCCCACCGCCCTTCCCTCTACTACGTGAACATGATCGGGATCCGCGTCGGCGGCAAGCCCGTGCCAGTCCCGGCGTCCGCGCTCACGTTCGACCCAGCCAGCGGCAGCGGTACCATCGTCGACGCCGGGACGATGTTCACGCGGCTGTCGGCGCCGGTGTACGCCGCGGTGCGCGATGCGTTCCGCCGCAGGGTGcgggcgccggtggcggggtCGCTCGGCGGGTTCGACACGTGCTACAACGTGACGGTCAGGGTGCCGACCGTCAGCTTCACGTTCACCGGGCCGGTGACGGTGACACTGCCCGAGGAGAACGTGATGATCCGCAGCTCGTCGGGCGGCATCGCGTgcttggcgatggcggcggggccggcggacgGCGTGAACGCGGCGCTCAACGTGCTGGCCAGCATGCAGCAGCAGAACCACCGCGTGCTCTTCGACGTCGCCAACGGCCGCGTCGGCTTCGC
- the LOC101755304 gene encoding non-specific phospholipase C2, with product MAGRTCSARRRSPSLGTAAVLLLLLLLAAWPPRLHAAGPIKTVVVVVMENRSFDHMLGWMKRLNPEIDGVTGAEWNPANTTDPGAGRVYFGEGAQYVDPDPGHSFQEIRQQIFGSDDASGPARMDGFVQQARSLGGNMTDAVMHGFAPDSVAVYRELVAQFAVCDRWFASVPSSTQPNRLFVHSGTSGGATSNNPQLLAKGYPQRTIFDNIHDAGLSFGVYFQDVPAVLFYRNLRKLKYLLDFHPFHPTFRDHARRGSLPNYAVIEQHYLDSKLDPANDDHPSHDVYQGQMFVKEIYETLRASPQWNQTLMVLTYDEHGGFFDHVPTPVNGVPSPDGIVGPPPYNFTFDRLGVRVPAILISPWIEKGTVVHGPNGPTQTSQYEHSSIPATVKKLFDLPQDFLTKRDAWAGTFESVVQTRTEPRTDCPEQLPMPTRIRQTEANEEAKLSEFQQEIIQLASVLNGDHELTSLQDRIRDKMNVREGIAYMRGAVKRYFEAGMSAKRMGVDDEQIVKMRPSLTTRIERP from the exons ATGGCGGGCCGCACGTgcagcgcccgccgccgctcaccgagcctcggcaccgccgccgtgctcctcctcctcctccttctcgccgcctggccgccgcgccTGCATGCGGCGGGGCCCATcaagacggtggtggtggtggtgatggagaACCGTTCCTTCGACCACATGCTGGGTTGGATGAAGCGTCTGAACCCGGAGATCGACGGCGTGACGGGCGCGGAGTGGAACCCGGCGAACACGACGGACCCTGGCGCGGGGCGCGTCTACTTCGGGGAGGGGGCGCAGTACGTGGACCCTGACCCGGGCCACTCGTTCCAGGAGATCCGGCAGCAGATCTTCGGCTCCGACGACGCGTCGGGCCCGGCGAGGATGGACGGCTTCGTGCAGCAGGCGCGGTCGCTGGGCGGGAACATGACCGACGCCGTCATGCACGGCTTCGCGCCAGACAGCGTCGCCGTCTACCGGGAGCTCGTCGCCCAGTTCGCCGTCTGCGACAGGTGGTTCGCGTCGGTGCCGTCGTCCACGCAGCCCAACCGCCTGTTCGTCCACTCCGGCACATCCGGCGGCGCCACCAGCAACAACCCGCA GCTACTGGCGAAGGGCTACCCGCAGCGGACCATCTTCGACAACATCCACGACGCGGGCCTGTCGTTCGGCGTCTACTTCCAGGACGTGCCGGCGGTGCTCTTCTACCGCAACCTGCGCAAGCTCAAGTACCTGCTCGACTTCCACCCGTTCCACCCGACCTTCCGCGACCACGCCCGCCGGGGCTCCCTCCCCAACTACGCCGTCATCGAGCAGCACTACCTCGACTCCAAGCTCGACCCCGCCAACGACGACCACCCCTCCCACGACGTCTACCAGGGCCAGATGTTCGTCAAGGAGATCTACGAGACGCTCCGCGCCAGCCCGCAGTGGAACCAGACGCTCATGGTCCTCACCTACGACGAGCACGGAGGGTTCTTCGACCACGTCCCCACCCCCGTCAATGGCGTCCCGAGCCCCGACGGCATCGTCGGTCCGCCGCCGTACAACTTCACCTTCGACCGGCTCGGAGTGCGTGTTCCGGCCATCCTCATCTCCCCATGGATCGAAAAGGGAACAG TTGTCCATGGGCCAAATGGACCGACGCAAACATCGCAATACGAGCACTCATCGATCCCTGCCACGGTGAAGAAGCTCTTCGACCTGCCGCAAGATTTCCTGACGAAAAGAGACGCCTGGGCTGGGACCTTCGAGAGCGTCGTGCAGACAAGAACCGAGCCCAGGACGGACTGCCCAG AGCAACTCCCGATGCCGACGAGGATCAGGCAAACCGAGGCGAACGAGGAGGCGAAGCTGAGCGAGTTCCAGCAGGAGATCATCCAGCTCGCCTCGGTCCTCAACGGGGACCATGAGCTCACCAGCCTGCAGGACAGGATCCGGGACAAGATGAATGTCAGGGAAGGCATCGCCTACATGAGGGGCGCTGTGAAGCGCTATTTCGAGGCCGGCATGTCGGCCAAGCGGATGGGCGTCGACGACGAGCAGATCGTCAAGATGAGGCCCTCCCTCACCACCAGGATTGAACGTCCATAG